The following are encoded in a window of Candidatus Afararchaeum irisae genomic DNA:
- the mutL gene encoding DNA mismatch repair endonuclease MutL: MPEIRKLDTDTVERIAAGEVVKDPSSVVKELVENSLDAGASRIEVEVENGGRDLIRVSDDGEGMDEEDAVRAFDKHATSKIDDADDLRYVTSLGFRGEALPSIARVSQVEMVTRSEDADVGGTRVVVEDGGDERRTEDAGRGVGTTVEVSDLFYNTPARRSTLGSPKREFSKISDVVTKYALTHPAVGFELTHDGREVLNTPGSGSYVDPVFEVYGKEVANRAVEIDHRGGGGGEDEIDVKVKVEGIVVRPGVTRSSKSHVYTAVKGRALDDETVRRGVIEGYGTLLDGDRYPIAVVDVDLPAERVDVNVHPSKDEVRFDDDGAVKRVVRETVRDALSTQDLSRVSEIEFSVDAEADGETESRFSSVGVIGQFRGLYLLCESDDDLLVVDQHAAHERVNYERLRDEFAGEDIPSVELESPETVNFTPTEKSVIEERSDLLSSLGFGLEEFGGGTYRVRKVPAPLGRVEDEESLHDALDRIADGDEPREARDEILKDVACHPSLKAGDSLTKEKAEDLIDELGSCSEPFACPHGRPTVLSVNEREIAKGFGRDSVRMATDGVDGDDEDEDKEGGDV; the protein is encoded by the coding sequence ATGCCCGAGATAAGAAAGCTCGATACGGATACGGTCGAAAGAATCGCGGCGGGCGAGGTCGTCAAAGATCCGAGTAGCGTCGTCAAAGAGCTCGTCGAGAACTCGTTAGACGCCGGAGCCTCAAGGATCGAGGTCGAGGTCGAGAACGGCGGACGTGACCTGATACGTGTCTCCGACGACGGTGAGGGTATGGACGAGGAAGACGCCGTCCGTGCCTTCGACAAACACGCCACGAGCAAGATAGACGACGCCGACGACCTCAGATACGTCACTAGCCTCGGGTTCAGGGGAGAGGCACTCCCGAGCATAGCGAGAGTCTCTCAGGTCGAGATGGTGACGAGATCAGAAGACGCCGACGTCGGAGGAACGCGCGTCGTGGTCGAGGACGGGGGCGACGAGAGACGTACCGAGGACGCCGGGAGAGGCGTGGGTACGACAGTCGAGGTCTCCGATCTCTTCTACAACACGCCTGCGAGACGTTCGACTCTCGGGTCGCCGAAACGTGAGTTCTCGAAGATAAGCGACGTCGTGACGAAGTACGCTCTGACCCATCCCGCCGTGGGCTTCGAACTGACTCACGACGGCAGGGAGGTTCTCAACACGCCGGGATCGGGGAGCTACGTCGATCCTGTCTTCGAGGTCTACGGAAAGGAGGTCGCAAACAGAGCCGTCGAGATAGACCACAGAGGCGGTGGCGGAGGCGAGGACGAGATAGACGTCAAGGTCAAGGTCGAGGGAATAGTCGTGCGCCCCGGAGTCACGAGAAGCTCTAAGAGCCACGTCTACACCGCCGTGAAGGGACGTGCACTCGACGACGAGACTGTCAGGCGCGGAGTCATAGAAGGGTACGGCACTCTCTTAGACGGAGACAGGTACCCCATCGCGGTCGTCGATGTCGATCTTCCCGCGGAGAGGGTCGATGTCAACGTCCATCCGTCGAAAGACGAGGTGCGTTTCGACGACGACGGTGCCGTGAAACGCGTTGTGAGAGAGACCGTGAGAGACGCACTCTCGACTCAAGACCTCTCACGTGTCTCCGAGATAGAGTTCTCGGTGGACGCCGAGGCGGACGGCGAGACGGAGTCGCGTTTCTCGTCGGTCGGGGTCATAGGACAGTTCCGGGGTCTCTACCTCCTGTGTGAGTCGGACGACGACCTTCTCGTGGTGGATCAGCACGCCGCACACGAGAGGGTCAACTACGAACGGCTCAGGGACGAGTTCGCGGGCGAGGATATACCTTCGGTCGAGCTGGAGTCCCCAGAGACTGTGAACTTCACTCCAACAGAGAAGTCGGTGATAGAGGAGAGGTCAGACCTCCTGTCGTCGCTCGGCTTCGGGCTAGAGGAGTTTGGCGGGGGAACTTACAGGGTGAGGAAAGTCCCGGCTCCCCTCGGAAGGGTCGAGGACGAGGAGTCTCTACACGACGCTCTCGACAGGATAGCCGACGGAGACGAGCCGAGAGAGGCGAGAGACGAGATACTCAAGGACGTCGCGTGCCATCCGTCTCTCAAGGCGGGCGACTCTCTCACGAAGGAGAAGGCGGAGGATCTCATAGACGAACTCGGCTCTTGCTCGGAGCCGTTCGCGTGTCCCCACGGACGTCCCACGGTTCTCTCCGTAAACGAGAGGGAGATAGCGAAGGGATTCGGGAGAGACAGCGTGAGGATGGCTACCGACGGAGTAGATGGAGACGACGAAGATGAAGACAAGGAGGGCGGAGATGTCTGA